Proteins from a genomic interval of Halopseudomonas litoralis:
- a CDS encoding aspartate aminotransferase family protein codes for MSDLNTQRPAGLTPEQLDAYWLPYSANRQFKSDPRLIVGAEGSYYIDADGRKIFDGLSGLWCCGAGHNRPEIAEAVAKQLRELDYAPAFQFGHPKAFELAERITQLTPKGLDHVFYTNSGSDAADTSLKIARAYWRKKGKPTKTKLIGRAKGYHGVNFGGISLGGIGANRMLFGQGIDADHLSHTLLKENLFSRGMPERGVERAEDLLELIALHDASNIAAVIVEPMAGSAGVLPPPVGYLQRLREICDQHEILLIFDEVITGFGRMGSNTGAEEFGVTPDMMNVAKQLTNGAVPMGAVIVQREIYQTFMEQGGPDYAIELPHGYTYSGHPVACAAALASLDILQNDRLVDRVREMSPIFENALHGLKGTRYVTDIRNYGMAGALQIESRPGEPARRPYEIAMKCWEKGFYVRYGGDTIQLGMPFIVEREEIDNVINAIGDAINELD; via the coding sequence ATGTCTGATCTCAATACCCAGCGCCCTGCCGGACTGACCCCCGAGCAGCTTGATGCTTACTGGCTTCCCTATTCTGCCAACCGCCAGTTCAAATCCGATCCACGCCTCATCGTGGGGGCGGAGGGCAGTTATTACATCGATGCTGATGGCCGTAAGATATTTGACGGTCTATCTGGTCTCTGGTGTTGCGGGGCGGGGCATAACCGCCCGGAAATTGCCGAAGCGGTTGCCAAACAATTGCGTGAGCTGGATTACGCTCCGGCTTTCCAATTTGGTCATCCCAAAGCCTTCGAGCTGGCCGAGCGCATTACCCAGCTGACGCCGAAAGGCCTCGACCACGTGTTTTATACCAACTCTGGATCTGATGCCGCGGACACCTCGCTGAAAATCGCCCGCGCCTATTGGCGCAAGAAGGGCAAGCCGACCAAAACCAAGCTCATAGGTCGCGCCAAAGGCTATCACGGCGTCAACTTCGGCGGCATCAGCCTGGGCGGTATCGGGGCTAACCGGATGCTGTTCGGGCAGGGGATCGATGCCGACCATCTGTCGCACACCTTGCTCAAGGAAAACCTCTTCAGTCGCGGCATGCCCGAGCGTGGTGTCGAACGTGCCGAGGATCTGCTGGAGCTGATTGCCCTGCATGACGCCTCGAATATTGCCGCCGTCATTGTTGAGCCCATGGCCGGTTCAGCCGGTGTATTGCCGCCGCCGGTAGGTTATCTGCAACGCCTGCGCGAGATCTGTGACCAGCACGAGATTCTGCTGATTTTCGATGAGGTCATCACCGGCTTCGGGCGCATGGGCTCCAACACCGGCGCGGAAGAGTTCGGCGTTACCCCGGACATGATGAACGTTGCCAAGCAGCTCACCAACGGTGCTGTGCCGATGGGCGCGGTGATCGTGCAGCGCGAAATCTATCAGACCTTCATGGAGCAGGGCGGCCCCGACTACGCGATCGAATTGCCGCATGGTTATACCTACTCCGGTCACCCGGTAGCTTGTGCTGCGGCATTGGCCTCACTGGATATTCTGCAGAATGACCGCCTGGTTGATCGGGTCAGGGAAATGAGCCCGATATTCGAGAACGCCCTGCATGGTCTCAAGGGGACCCGCTACGTAACGGATATCCGCAACTACGGGATGGCGGGCGCCTTGCAGATCGAGAGTCGCCCCGGTGAGCCGGCGCGCCGTCCTTATGAAATTGCCATGAAGTGCTGGGAAAAAGGCTTCTACGTGCGTTATGGCGGCGACACCATTCAATTGGGCATGCCCTTCATCGTTGAGCGTGAAGAGATCGACAACGTCATCAACGCTATCGGCGATGCCATCAACGAACTTGACTGA
- a CDS encoding TIGR03842 family LLM class F420-dependent oxidoreductase — protein sequence MEFGICFKGFVSPERARSLVIQAEEAGFAYCWFYDSHILWRECYPAIAMCMEHTKKMRFAPCVTNPNARDWSLAASLFGSLAKQSGGRFDIGLGRGDSSVRVMGKKPASLARVAEFTTKVKAMIRGEEVLYGECPEPVKFPWADGYELPVHIGAYGPMALKTAGEVGDGVILQIGEPSIVKWLAEQSISAGKEAGRDMDNYKVIVAAPAYFGSRDECIEATKWFPAMVGNHVADIVEKYGSDSGTVPASLTDYIEKRKGYDYSKHGQSDNPYLDFITPDIVESFCVLGEAEQHVSKLNELKAAGATQFNIYLDNGDEENIIAQYGEHIIPKFRT from the coding sequence ATGGAATTCGGTATCTGCTTTAAAGGTTTTGTCAGCCCCGAACGGGCCCGCAGCTTGGTCATACAGGCTGAAGAAGCTGGTTTCGCTTATTGCTGGTTCTATGACTCGCATATTCTGTGGCGCGAATGTTATCCCGCGATTGCCATGTGTATGGAGCACACCAAGAAGATGCGCTTTGCACCGTGCGTCACCAACCCCAACGCCCGTGATTGGTCGCTGGCCGCCAGCCTGTTCGGCAGTCTGGCCAAGCAAAGCGGCGGGCGCTTCGATATCGGCCTGGGCCGCGGCGACAGTTCGGTCCGGGTGATGGGCAAGAAACCTGCCTCGCTGGCGCGGGTGGCTGAATTCACCACCAAGGTAAAAGCCATGATCCGGGGTGAAGAGGTACTTTATGGTGAGTGCCCTGAGCCGGTTAAATTCCCCTGGGCCGATGGCTACGAACTGCCCGTGCATATCGGCGCCTATGGTCCCATGGCCCTGAAAACCGCAGGGGAAGTGGGCGATGGTGTCATTCTGCAGATCGGCGAACCGAGCATTGTCAAATGGCTGGCTGAGCAGAGCATCAGCGCTGGCAAGGAAGCCGGTCGTGACATGGACAATTACAAGGTGATCGTCGCCGCCCCGGCCTATTTCGGTAGCCGGGACGAGTGCATCGAAGCCACTAAATGGTTCCCGGCCATGGTCGGCAACCACGTTGCCGACATCGTTGAAAAGTACGGCAGCGACAGCGGTACCGTCCCCGCCAGCCTGACCGACTATATCGAAAAGCGTAAGGGCTATGACTACTCCAAGCATGGCCAGAGCGATAACCCCTATCTGGACTTCATCACCCCGGACATCGTAGAAAGCTTCTGTGTGCTGGGTGAAGCCGAACAGCATGTCAGCAAGCTCAATGAGCTCAAGGCCGCCGGCGCCACGCAGTTCAATATCTATCTGGATAATGGCGATGAGGAAAACATCATCGCCCAGTATGGCGAACACATCATTCCCAAGTTCCGCACCTGA
- a CDS encoding LysR family transcriptional regulator, whose amino-acid sequence MKTRKLALPGQISDADLRLLRIFRKVVECGGFSAAEVELNISRAAISIAMNELEGRLALRLCQRGRSGFSLTQEGGEVYQATLQMLAAIEGFRTHVNSLHAQLKGELNIGITDSLVTMPQMLITQALGALKDRGPDVRINIRMIPPNDIELGVLDGRLHVGIIPALKSLPGLHYRPLYEEASQLYCSSTHPLYQHPASEPVALSGWDAVLPAYAQTPEIKALQEPLKAAASATDREGIAFLILTGRYIGYLPTHYADRWVRDQAMRAIDSLANRYITHYGAITRKGAPPNLVLESYLEELDRLVK is encoded by the coding sequence ATGAAAACACGTAAGCTGGCATTGCCCGGTCAAATCAGTGATGCCGACCTGCGCTTGCTGCGGATCTTTCGCAAGGTGGTCGAATGCGGTGGCTTCTCCGCAGCTGAGGTAGAGCTGAATATCAGCCGAGCGGCAATCAGTATCGCCATGAATGAACTGGAAGGACGCTTGGCCCTGCGGCTCTGTCAGCGGGGCCGCAGTGGTTTTTCCCTGACTCAGGAAGGCGGCGAGGTATATCAGGCCACCCTGCAGATGCTGGCCGCCATCGAAGGCTTCCGCACCCATGTGAACAGCCTGCATGCTCAGTTGAAGGGCGAGCTCAACATCGGTATCACCGATAGCCTGGTTACCATGCCGCAGATGCTGATCACACAGGCACTGGGCGCGCTGAAGGATCGCGGGCCCGATGTGCGCATCAACATCCGCATGATTCCACCCAACGATATTGAATTGGGCGTGCTGGATGGCCGTTTGCACGTGGGTATCATCCCTGCGCTGAAGTCCCTGCCCGGGCTGCATTATCGACCGCTGTACGAAGAGGCCTCGCAGCTGTATTGCAGCTCAACTCATCCGCTGTATCAACATCCGGCTTCGGAGCCAGTGGCGCTCAGTGGCTGGGATGCGGTCCTGCCGGCCTACGCCCAAACACCGGAAATCAAGGCACTGCAGGAGCCACTCAAGGCCGCTGCATCAGCAACGGACCGCGAAGGGATTGCCTTTCTGATCCTGACTGGCCGCTATATCGGTTATCTTCCCACCCACTACGCCGACCGCTGGGTCCGCGACCAAGCGATGCGGGCAATCGACTCACTGGCTAACCGATATATCACCCATTACGGTGCTATCACCCGCAAGGGCGCCCCGCCTAATCTGGTGCTTGAGAGCTATCTGGAAGAGCTCGATCGGCTGGTGAAATAG
- a CDS encoding CoA-acylating methylmalonate-semialdehyde dehydrogenase — translation MKTIGHLINGTIDTQSSRTQDVFNPSTGEVSKKLAVASKPTVEAAIAAAQAAYPAWRNTPPLKRAKVMFRFKELLERNADEICRLIGEEHGKIAHDAMGELQRGIENVEYACGAPELLKGEFSKNAGPAIDSWSEFQPLGVVAGITPFNFPAMVPLWMYPMAIVCGNTFVLKPSERNPSAVLFIAELLHEAGLPPGVLNVVNGDKEAVDVLLSDARVQAVSFVGSTPIAEYIYTTASAHGKRCQALGGAKNHAIVMPDADMDNAVSALVGAAFGSSGERCMALSVAVAVGDEAADSLISKMTEQMKSLKVGAFSDKSNDFGPLITRAHQEKVTGYISSAEQQGATLVVDGRQPAVAGYDKGFYVGGTLIDNVTAEMTCYKEEIFGPVLLVMRVNSMEEAMQLINDHEYGNGTCIFTRDGEAARYFSDNIMVGMVGINVPLPVPVAYHSFGGWKRSLFGDLHAYGPDAVRFYTKRKTITQRWPSAGVREGAQFSFPS, via the coding sequence ATGAAGACGATCGGACACTTGATCAACGGCACCATTGATACCCAGTCCAGCCGTACCCAGGATGTTTTCAATCCATCCACGGGTGAGGTATCAAAGAAATTGGCAGTGGCGAGCAAGCCCACCGTCGAGGCAGCCATCGCCGCTGCCCAGGCCGCTTATCCCGCCTGGCGTAACACGCCACCCCTCAAACGCGCCAAGGTCATGTTCCGCTTCAAGGAACTGCTGGAACGTAATGCCGACGAAATCTGTCGCCTGATTGGGGAAGAGCACGGCAAGATCGCCCATGACGCCATGGGTGAACTGCAACGGGGTATTGAGAACGTCGAATATGCCTGCGGCGCTCCCGAGCTGTTGAAAGGCGAATTCAGCAAGAATGCAGGACCGGCGATCGACTCCTGGAGCGAGTTCCAGCCGCTGGGTGTGGTGGCGGGCATCACGCCATTCAACTTCCCGGCCATGGTACCGCTGTGGATGTACCCCATGGCGATCGTCTGCGGTAATACCTTTGTACTCAAACCGTCCGAACGCAACCCGTCGGCGGTGCTGTTCATTGCCGAGCTGCTGCACGAAGCCGGCCTGCCGCCAGGCGTGCTGAACGTGGTCAATGGTGATAAGGAAGCGGTGGACGTGCTGCTGTCGGATGCGCGCGTCCAGGCGGTCAGCTTCGTTGGCTCGACGCCCATTGCCGAATATATCTACACCACGGCGAGCGCCCACGGCAAACGCTGTCAGGCGCTGGGTGGCGCGAAGAACCACGCCATCGTGATGCCGGATGCGGATATGGACAACGCGGTATCCGCCCTGGTGGGCGCTGCCTTCGGTTCATCAGGTGAGCGTTGCATGGCGCTGTCGGTTGCCGTGGCGGTAGGGGACGAGGCGGCTGATTCACTGATCAGTAAAATGACCGAGCAGATGAAAAGCCTGAAAGTGGGTGCTTTCTCTGATAAGAGCAACGATTTTGGTCCGCTCATTACCCGTGCGCACCAGGAAAAGGTCACCGGTTATATCAGCAGTGCCGAACAGCAGGGTGCCACGCTGGTGGTCGATGGTCGTCAGCCGGCCGTGGCCGGCTACGACAAGGGATTCTATGTGGGTGGCACGCTGATCGATAACGTGACCGCTGAAATGACCTGCTATAAGGAAGAGATCTTTGGGCCGGTGTTGCTGGTCATGCGCGTCAACAGCATGGAGGAGGCCATGCAACTGATCAATGATCACGAGTACGGCAATGGCACCTGCATCTTTACCCGTGACGGTGAGGCGGCGCGTTATTTCAGTGACAACATCATGGTGGGTATGGTCGGCATCAACGTACCGCTGCCGGTGCCGGTGGCTTATCACAGCTTCGGTGGCTGGAAGCGCTCGCTGTTCGGTGACCTGCATGCCTACGGTCCGGATGCGGTGCGTTTCTACACCAAACGCAAAACCATTACCCAGCGCTGGCCATCAGCCGGGGTGCGGGAAGGCGCTCAGTTCTCCTTCCCTTCCTGA
- the alr gene encoding alanine racemase yields the protein MRPAHALIDLGALRHNYQLAKQLSGNKALAVIKANAYGHGAVRCAQALCASADGFAVACIEEALLLRNAGIQQPILLLEGWFDAAELILIQQYDLWVVIHHHGQLRDLAEIDIERPLHVWLKLDTGMHRVGFKPEEYVGIWKALQASSKVASLVKMTHFSRADEPDCDTTQHQLLCFNETTAHLDGPSSLCNSPGALAWPQAHGDWLRPGIMLYGASPFNFAQKSAARLKPVMHLNSRIIAVHDVASGEPVGYGAQFIAKRPTRIGVVAMGYADGYPRHAKSGTPVLVDGQRAALIGRVSMDMLTVDLTDLPACGLGSAVQLWGDGLPANEVADWADTIAYQLFCNLNRVPRHYLG from the coding sequence ATGCGTCCAGCCCATGCATTGATCGATCTTGGCGCTCTGCGTCATAACTACCAGTTGGCCAAGCAACTTTCGGGAAACAAAGCGTTGGCGGTCATAAAAGCCAATGCTTACGGCCATGGCGCCGTTCGTTGCGCTCAAGCGCTTTGTGCATCCGCGGATGGCTTTGCCGTCGCCTGTATAGAAGAAGCATTATTACTGCGCAATGCCGGTATTCAACAACCGATTCTATTGCTGGAAGGATGGTTTGACGCAGCGGAGCTGATACTGATCCAGCAATATGATCTGTGGGTGGTCATTCATCATCATGGTCAGCTGCGCGACCTGGCTGAGATCGACATCGAGCGTCCATTGCATGTCTGGCTGAAACTGGACACCGGCATGCACCGGGTGGGCTTCAAGCCTGAAGAATATGTAGGAATATGGAAAGCACTGCAAGCGAGTAGCAAAGTGGCCAGCCTGGTAAAGATGACCCATTTCTCCCGCGCCGACGAACCGGACTGCGACACGACCCAGCATCAACTGCTGTGCTTCAATGAAACCACTGCCCATCTGGATGGCCCATCAAGCCTGTGTAATTCTCCCGGCGCCCTGGCCTGGCCACAGGCCCATGGGGATTGGCTACGACCAGGCATCATGTTGTACGGCGCCTCGCCCTTCAACTTCGCTCAGAAAAGCGCCGCAAGGCTGAAACCGGTGATGCATCTGAATTCGCGGATTATTGCCGTGCACGACGTTGCCAGCGGTGAGCCAGTCGGTTACGGCGCGCAATTCATTGCCAAACGTCCCACCCGGATTGGGGTGGTCGCCATGGGCTATGCCGATGGATATCCCCGGCATGCAAAAAGCGGTACGCCCGTTCTGGTGGATGGTCAGCGTGCGGCGCTGATCGGTCGGGTGTCCATGGATATGCTGACAGTCGATCTCACCGACCTGCCCGCATGCGGCCTGGGCAGCGCTGTACAGCTGTGGGGTGATGGTTTGCCGGCCAACGAGGTCGCCGATTGGGCGGACACCATCGCTTACCAGTTGTTCTGCAATCTGAATCGGGTGCCGCGGCATTATCTTGGTTGA
- a CDS encoding RidA family protein, whose amino-acid sequence MNIQSSYTNVLMSQVLMHQDRVYLTGRFADTSPLGNDLSVQAGNTLAAIETLLTEAGSDKTRLLSATIYLKNLKTDLETMDRIWGQWLPEGTAPIRAILEAKQVEPNILVEIAMTAAV is encoded by the coding sequence ATGAACATCCAATCTTCCTATACCAATGTCCTGATGAGTCAGGTCCTGATGCATCAGGACAGGGTTTATCTGACGGGCAGATTTGCCGATACCAGCCCGCTCGGCAACGATCTAAGCGTGCAGGCCGGTAATACCCTGGCAGCGATCGAGACACTCCTGACGGAAGCCGGCAGCGATAAAACCAGGCTGTTGTCCGCGACCATTTACCTGAAGAACCTCAAGACTGACCTGGAGACCATGGACCGGATATGGGGCCAATGGCTGCCAGAAGGGACAGCGCCCATTCGCGCCATCCTGGAAGCCAAACAGGTCGAGCCCAATATTCTGGTGGAAATCGCCATGACCGCCGCTGTTTAA
- a CDS encoding Zn-dependent hydrolase has product MQKTMINQQRLWQSLMDMGEIGGTEKGGVCRLALTDLDKQGRDLFVQWCKDAGCTIRVDKMGNIFARRAGLDDSLPPVVMGSHLDTQPTGGKFDGIYGVLAGLEVIRTLNDQGMDTQAPIEASVWTNEEGSRFPPAMVASGVFAGVFELDYGLSRADLDGKTMGEELARIGYNGPDDVGGRPFKAFFEAHIEQGPILEDEKKQIGVVTDAQGQRWYEITLTGQESHAGPTPMSRRRDALVGAARLIDQVNKIGLAHQPNACATVGLLQVFPNSRNVIPGQVFFTVDFRHPDAEALAKMDQALRETADSVSTELGLEMAFEQIWYSPPVPFDADCVALVRQAATDFGYSHRDIVSGAGHDACYISRVAPTAMVFVPCENGISHNEAENATPEDLAAGCNVLFQAVVARANS; this is encoded by the coding sequence ATGCAGAAAACCATGATCAACCAGCAACGGCTGTGGCAAAGCTTGATGGATATGGGCGAGATTGGCGGTACCGAAAAAGGCGGCGTCTGTCGGCTGGCCCTGACCGATCTGGACAAGCAGGGCCGTGACCTGTTCGTGCAATGGTGCAAAGACGCGGGCTGCACCATCCGCGTGGACAAGATGGGCAATATCTTCGCTCGCCGCGCCGGACTGGATGATTCGCTGCCGCCCGTGGTGATGGGTAGCCACCTGGATACCCAGCCTACCGGCGGCAAGTTCGACGGGATCTACGGCGTACTGGCCGGCCTGGAAGTCATTCGCACCTTGAATGATCAGGGCATGGACACCCAGGCGCCTATTGAAGCCTCGGTCTGGACCAACGAGGAAGGCTCGCGCTTTCCACCGGCGATGGTGGCATCCGGCGTGTTTGCCGGTGTGTTTGAACTGGATTATGGTTTGAGCCGCGCTGACCTGGATGGCAAGACCATGGGTGAAGAGCTGGCGCGTATCGGCTATAACGGCCCCGACGATGTCGGTGGGCGCCCATTCAAGGCATTCTTTGAGGCGCATATCGAGCAGGGTCCAATCCTCGAAGACGAGAAAAAACAGATTGGCGTAGTCACTGACGCACAAGGCCAGCGCTGGTATGAAATCACCCTGACCGGGCAAGAGTCCCATGCTGGCCCTACGCCAATGAGCCGGCGGCGGGATGCCTTGGTCGGCGCCGCCCGGTTGATTGATCAGGTCAATAAAATCGGCCTCGCTCATCAACCCAATGCCTGCGCTACCGTTGGTCTGCTGCAGGTGTTCCCCAACTCACGCAACGTGATTCCCGGGCAAGTGTTCTTTACCGTGGATTTCCGCCACCCCGATGCCGAAGCCCTAGCAAAAATGGATCAGGCGCTGCGTGAAACAGCCGATTCCGTTTCTACGGAATTGGGATTGGAAATGGCCTTCGAGCAGATCTGGTACTCCCCGCCCGTCCCCTTTGACGCCGACTGTGTTGCCCTGGTCCGCCAGGCGGCAACGGATTTCGGCTATAGCCACCGGGATATAGTCAGCGGTGCCGGGCATGACGCCTGCTATATCTCCCGCGTCGCACCAACGGCCATGGTCTTTGTGCCTTGCGAGAACGGCATCAGCCATAACGAAGCGGAAAATGCGACGCCGGAAGATCTGGCCGCCGGCTGCAACGTGCTTTTCCAGGCGGTCGTGGCACGCGCCAATAGCTGA
- a CDS encoding NCS1 family nucleobase:cation symporter-1, which produces MHTQTDSLQYDISLNGDPSADLWNEDLAPAREEDKTWTWQSISGLWVGMVVCVPTYMMAAGLVAEGMSWWQGVLTVLLGNLIVLVPMIAIGHAGTKHGIPFPVLLRSSFGTAGAKLPAMLRGLVACGWFGIQTWVGGSAIYIIVNIMTDNAISGSVIGFLGIDPGQLVCFLLFWALHVVFIAYGTESIRWLETYAAPFLIAMGLALLGWAYFKAGGFGQMLSTPSQFVAGGAREGQFWAVFWPGLTAMVGYWATLALNIPDFTRFARSQKDQFIGQTLGLPLPMALFAFIGVAVTSATVVIYGRAIWDPVELTSQMGGAAVVISLIALILATLTTNLAANVVAPANGFSNLSPSKISFKMGGYLTAGIGIAIMPWKLLESTSAYIFTWLIGYSALLGPVAGIMVADYFVIRKTKLDHHALFRNNGQYSYRNGWNPAALIALVVGILPNLPGFLHVAGAIDTVPAIFKEIYTYAWFVGLLIAAGIYLILMRNSLKPA; this is translated from the coding sequence ATGCACACTCAAACTGATTCACTTCAGTACGATATCTCTCTGAACGGTGATCCAAGCGCCGACTTGTGGAATGAAGATCTGGCCCCCGCCAGAGAAGAAGATAAAACCTGGACCTGGCAAAGTATCTCTGGCCTGTGGGTTGGCATGGTTGTCTGTGTTCCGACGTACATGATGGCCGCCGGACTGGTAGCCGAAGGTATGTCCTGGTGGCAAGGGGTCTTAACTGTTCTGCTCGGCAACCTCATTGTGCTGGTGCCCATGATCGCCATTGGTCATGCGGGTACCAAGCACGGTATTCCCTTTCCGGTGCTGCTGCGCTCTTCTTTCGGCACAGCGGGCGCCAAACTGCCGGCGATGCTGCGCGGACTGGTTGCCTGCGGCTGGTTTGGTATCCAGACCTGGGTAGGCGGCTCGGCGATTTATATCATCGTCAACATCATGACCGACAATGCCATCTCCGGGAGCGTCATCGGTTTTCTCGGGATCGATCCGGGCCAGTTGGTCTGCTTTCTGCTGTTCTGGGCCCTGCATGTCGTCTTTATCGCTTATGGCACTGAATCCATCCGTTGGCTGGAGACCTACGCCGCACCTTTCCTGATCGCCATGGGCCTGGCCTTGCTGGGCTGGGCTTACTTCAAGGCGGGCGGTTTCGGTCAAATGCTCTCGACCCCCTCACAATTCGTTGCCGGCGGCGCCCGTGAAGGCCAGTTCTGGGCAGTGTTCTGGCCCGGACTGACGGCTATGGTAGGTTATTGGGCGACGCTGGCGCTCAATATTCCCGATTTCACCCGTTTTGCCCGTAGCCAGAAAGATCAATTCATCGGCCAGACGCTGGGCCTCCCCTTGCCCATGGCGCTCTTCGCCTTTATCGGCGTAGCCGTTACCTCGGCAACAGTAGTGATCTATGGCAGAGCCATCTGGGACCCGGTGGAGCTGACCAGCCAGATGGGCGGTGCTGCAGTCGTAATCTCGTTGATCGCCCTGATCCTGGCTACCCTGACCACCAACCTGGCCGCCAATGTTGTCGCCCCTGCCAACGGTTTCTCCAATCTCAGTCCCAGCAAGATTTCCTTCAAGATGGGTGGTTATCTGACCGCAGGTATCGGTATTGCGATCATGCCGTGGAAGCTGCTGGAATCGACCAGCGCTTATATTTTCACATGGCTGATTGGTTATTCAGCCCTGCTCGGCCCCGTTGCCGGCATCATGGTCGCGGACTACTTCGTGATCCGCAAAACCAAGCTGGATCACCACGCGCTGTTTCGCAACAACGGCCAATACAGTTATCGCAATGGCTGGAATCCGGCAGCCCTGATCGCGCTCGTGGTCGGTATTCTGCCCAATCTGCCGGGCTTCCTGCATGTCGCCGGTGCTATCGATACCGTGCCCGCCATATTCAAGGAAATCTATACCTATGCCTGGTTTGTCGGTCTGCTGATCGCCGCTGGCATCTATCTGATCCTCATGCGCAACAGCTTGAAACCAGCATGA
- a CDS encoding TetR family transcriptional regulator C-terminal domain-containing protein, translating into MFLVVKFAYRLFADIGIRQYLQVHPRAGVASCQRAQGVYSRPLRTRSAGSNAACQPYGPRPQPRGISLDRTPFHLTESAPANDDAAKPRKRSSARKAQEARILDAAETLFAQYGYNGASIEAIAEQAGLSKQNMLYYFPSKENLYRHVLKNVLDLWVEKMTLFEQAGDDPASKLRSYILGKLELSQLRPNGSKIFANEIINGAPYIKDYLLQKLLPKLDADIALVKEWIANGLMDPIDPHHLFFSIWAATQTYADFSTQIALVLRKDSLDTGDFDAAGAFLTHTILKGTGLTK; encoded by the coding sequence TTGTTTCTTGTTGTTAAATTCGCCTATAGGCTTTTTGCTGATATTGGTATACGACAATATTTACAAGTGCATCCTCGGGCCGGGGTCGCTAGTTGCCAGAGGGCTCAAGGTGTATACTCGCGCCCCTTACGAACCCGCAGTGCCGGTAGCAATGCTGCTTGCCAGCCATATGGCCCGCGACCGCAACCAAGAGGTATCTCCTTGGATCGAACCCCCTTCCATTTGACTGAAAGCGCCCCTGCAAATGACGACGCGGCCAAGCCCCGCAAGCGCTCAAGCGCCCGCAAAGCCCAGGAAGCCCGCATTCTGGACGCTGCCGAAACGCTATTCGCGCAATATGGCTACAACGGTGCATCTATCGAAGCGATTGCCGAGCAAGCCGGGTTGTCCAAACAGAACATGCTTTATTATTTTCCTTCCAAGGAAAACCTGTATCGCCATGTGCTGAAAAACGTACTTGATCTCTGGGTCGAAAAAATGACCCTGTTCGAACAGGCTGGTGATGATCCAGCCAGCAAATTGCGCAGCTATATCCTGGGCAAACTGGAACTGTCACAATTACGGCCCAATGGTTCCAAGATATTTGCCAATGAGATCATCAACGGCGCGCCTTATATCAAAGACTATCTACTGCAAAAGCTGTTGCCCAAACTTGATGCCGATATTGCTTTGGTCAAAGAATGGATTGCCAATGGCTTGATGGATCCCATTGATCCTCACCACCTGTTCTTTTCCATCTGGGCTGCAACTCAGACCTATGCTGACTTTTCTACCCAGATTGCCTTGGTGTTGCGTAAAGACAGTCTGGATACCGGCGACTTTGACGCGGCAGGCGCGTTTCTTACCCACACCATCCTCAAAGGCACAGGGCTTACCAAATAG
- the npdG gene encoding NADPH-dependent F420 reductase yields the protein MTIAILGGTGPQGRGLALRWARAGVPVAIGSRDAKRANTTAQELQALLPDSAAAIRGMDIRDAVGAADEVVILAVPYAAHDATLESIAELLQDKILVDIVVPLAEGNPRAVAMPAAGSATEAAQQLLGEAIPVVGALHNISAASLNKLDHAINCDVLVCGDAVPAKDKIIELINRMDVVAYDCGPASSARCIEAITPILIRLNISKKVPFTHAGIRICAPDA from the coding sequence ATGACCATTGCAATTCTAGGCGGTACCGGCCCACAGGGCCGGGGATTGGCTTTACGCTGGGCGCGCGCCGGCGTCCCGGTGGCAATTGGCTCGCGCGATGCGAAACGCGCCAATACCACAGCGCAGGAACTCCAGGCCTTGCTGCCGGACTCAGCCGCCGCCATTCGCGGCATGGATATTCGCGATGCGGTGGGTGCCGCCGACGAGGTAGTGATTCTGGCTGTACCTTACGCCGCCCACGACGCCACGCTCGAATCGATTGCTGAACTGCTGCAAGACAAGATTCTGGTCGATATCGTGGTGCCACTGGCCGAAGGTAATCCACGGGCAGTTGCCATGCCGGCCGCCGGCTCGGCGACCGAAGCCGCCCAACAGCTGCTGGGCGAGGCCATTCCGGTGGTCGGCGCGCTGCACAACATCTCCGCGGCCAGCCTGAACAAGCTTGATCACGCCATCAACTGCGATGTTCTGGTCTGCGGCGACGCCGTGCCAGCCAAGGACAAGATCATTGAGCTGATCAACAGGATGGACGTAGTCGCCTATGACTGCGGTCCGGCCAGCAGTGCCCGCTGTATCGAGGCCATCACACCGATCCTGATCCGCCTGAATATTTCCAAGAAAGTCCCTTTCACCCACGCAGGAATCCGCATCTGCGCGCCAGACGCCTGA